From a region of the Mercurialis annua linkage group LG1-X, ddMerAnnu1.2, whole genome shotgun sequence genome:
- the LOC126684916 gene encoding protein BUNDLE SHEATH DEFECTIVE 2, chloroplastic: MISKPLKTLISGAAICVGGLAALNITSALAMGAFRQANEHKLRKNGMPCGVCRGKGFYICKLCKGDATIKWSPLYDPIVINPCLCPTCDGHRVQRCLNCRGKGYA, encoded by the exons ATGATATCAAAGCCGCTAAAGACACTAATCTCAGGAGCTGCAATTTGCGTGGGCGGTTTAGCCGCTCTCAATATAACTTCTGCTCTAGCTATGGGCGCTTTTCGTCAAGCTAACGAGCACAAGCTG AGAAAGAATGGAATGCCATGTGGGGTTTGCAGAGGAAAAGGGTTTTATATATGCAAGCTATGCAAAGGCGACGCTACTATAAAGTGGTCACCTTTATATGATCCTATTGTTATTAACCCTTGCCTTTGTCCTACTTGTGATGGTCACAG gGTTCAGCGTTGTCTAAATTGCCGCGGGAAGGGATACGCTTGA